A stretch of the Rhodothermales bacterium genome encodes the following:
- a CDS encoding mannose-1-phosphate guanylyltransferase: MVHAVIMAGGIGSRFWPRSRRATPKQFLNVFGDDTMIQATVQRLSGVVEPAQCHVVTNSDYAALTADQLPALPPGNILAEPIARNTAPCIAWAALKLAHQDPDAIMVVLPSDHRIGNVRAFQEVLRTGIAKAEEEGALVTIGIEPTYPATGYGYIQYDTDATAVDDELVAVPVRAFAEKPNLPTAERFIDSGDFLWNSGMFIWRASSILHALETWLPDVWEAFGPLRAALGTEGENEALKESYSRCPSISIDYGVMERARSVFVVPGNFDWNDVGDWKAVYDLAEKGPHGNSISGNVIVHDSSRCLVQASDKLVALVGVHDLIVVDTDDATLVCHRESAQGVKHIVDYLYAHQIDDYI; this comes from the coding sequence ATGGTCCACGCCGTCATCATGGCCGGAGGCATTGGCAGCCGGTTCTGGCCGAGAAGCCGTCGGGCTACGCCCAAGCAATTCCTGAATGTGTTCGGAGACGACACCATGATCCAGGCCACCGTTCAACGGCTTTCGGGTGTGGTGGAACCGGCACAATGTCACGTGGTGACCAACAGTGACTATGCCGCCCTCACGGCCGATCAGCTTCCGGCATTACCGCCAGGCAACATCCTGGCGGAACCCATCGCCCGGAATACCGCGCCGTGCATTGCATGGGCGGCGCTGAAGCTGGCCCACCAGGACCCGGACGCGATCATGGTCGTGTTGCCCTCCGATCATCGGATAGGCAATGTCCGTGCGTTCCAGGAGGTACTCAGGACGGGCATCGCCAAAGCGGAGGAAGAAGGAGCCCTCGTCACGATCGGGATTGAACCCACTTATCCCGCGACCGGTTACGGTTATATCCAGTACGACACCGATGCCACGGCCGTGGACGACGAACTGGTCGCCGTGCCCGTGCGTGCATTCGCCGAGAAACCGAATTTGCCGACAGCCGAGCGATTCATTGACTCGGGCGATTTTCTTTGGAACAGTGGCATGTTCATCTGGCGCGCGTCTTCCATCCTGCACGCCCTGGAGACCTGGCTGCCCGACGTCTGGGAAGCGTTCGGTCCACTTCGAGCGGCTCTCGGCACGGAAGGCGAGAATGAAGCGCTCAAGGAATCCTACAGCCGCTGTCCGTCGATTTCCATTGACTACGGTGTCATGGAGCGGGCCCGTTCGGTGTTCGTCGTTCCCGGTAACTTCGACTGGAACGACGTGGGTGACTGGAAAGCGGTCTATGATCTGGCCGAAAAGGGACCACACGGCAATTCCATTTCAGGCAACGTGATCGTGCATGATTCCAGTCGATGCCTGGTGCAGGCGTCTGACAAGCTGGTGGCCCTTGTGGGCGTTCATGACCTGATTGTCGTCGATACGGACGATGCAACCCTGGTCTGCCATCGGGAATCGGCGCAGGGTGTGAAGCACATCGTGGACTACCTCTACGCACACCAGATCGACGACTACATCTGA
- a CDS encoding endonuclease/exonuclease/phosphatase family protein, whose amino-acid sequence MQFHFRLRTPLLNAVSTPALALALTMAFSVSSSVAVARQVQSVGSNATFDVATWNIEWFGSTSNGPSDESRQMDNVVDVMENSDIDLWALQEISDAGTFDDLLARLGDDWAGTLATNSGQQRIGFVYRTAVVQPRRVEHILESFAYEYAFRPPLSMEATVTLPDTSFVATLVTVHMKCCSDSESHTRRTSASSRLKSRLDFLEADDNVIILGDLNDTIRDSITPGKPSPYTNFLEDPDRWQILSLPLEDAGTCTFCGGSQTSTIDHILVSNELFSAASAGTTDRHSSVIQGVSGFLSTTSDHVPVYSRLLPTASGTNVTHLPDPDESRTGTLDVWPNPAGTTLNLRFSDLNNARLRAALQTTGASGSIHVRMVDALGRTVRSLDMGTGTGQTTLSLSGLPAGLYLLDAGMAGRTTVLVR is encoded by the coding sequence GTGCAATTCCATTTCCGGCTTCGTACGCCCCTCCTCAATGCGGTCTCAACACCGGCCCTGGCGCTTGCCCTGACCATGGCATTCTCCGTGTCGTCGTCCGTGGCCGTCGCCCGGCAAGTCCAGTCCGTGGGCAGCAATGCGACATTCGACGTGGCTACCTGGAACATCGAGTGGTTCGGCAGCACATCCAATGGTCCGTCCGATGAATCGCGCCAGATGGACAACGTCGTCGACGTCATGGAGAACTCCGACATCGATCTTTGGGCCCTGCAGGAAATTTCCGATGCGGGCACGTTCGACGATTTGCTGGCCAGGCTCGGCGATGACTGGGCCGGAACGCTGGCCACCAACAGTGGTCAGCAACGGATAGGGTTCGTGTACCGGACGGCCGTCGTGCAACCGCGTCGCGTGGAGCATATCCTGGAGTCGTTCGCCTACGAATATGCCTTTCGTCCCCCGCTGAGCATGGAGGCGACCGTCACGCTGCCGGACACGTCGTTCGTGGCGACCCTGGTTACCGTCCACATGAAGTGTTGCTCCGACTCGGAAAGCCACACCCGGCGAACCAGCGCTTCCTCCCGACTGAAATCCCGCCTGGACTTCCTGGAAGCCGACGACAACGTGATCATCCTGGGCGACCTGAACGACACCATCCGCGACTCCATCACGCCGGGAAAACCGTCCCCGTACACCAACTTCCTGGAGGACCCGGACCGTTGGCAGATCCTGTCGCTTCCGCTTGAGGATGCGGGCACGTGTACCTTCTGCGGAGGAAGCCAGACGTCGACCATTGACCATATCCTGGTCTCCAATGAGCTCTTCTCTGCCGCATCGGCTGGCACCACGGATCGCCACAGCTCGGTCATCCAGGGCGTTTCAGGCTTCCTTTCAACCACGTCGGACCACGTCCCGGTCTATTCGCGGCTGCTCCCGACGGCGAGCGGCACCAACGTGACGCATCTTCCGGATCCGGATGAATCGCGTACAGGCACGCTGGACGTTTGGCCGAATCCGGCCGGAACGACGTTGAATCTCCGGTTTTCGGACCTGAACAATGCACGCCTGCGGGCTGCGCTCCAGACGACAGGAGCTTCCGGCAGCATCCATGTGCGCATGGTGGATGCGCTCGGCAGGACGGTGCGGTCCCTGGACATGGGCACGGGCACCGGTCAGACCACCCTGTCGTTGTCGGGGCTGCCCGCGGGGCTGTACCTATTGGACGCCGGAATGGCCGGGCGCACGACCGTCCTGGTGCGCTGA